In Tessaracoccus sp. MC1865, the DNA window ATCTGGGCCTGGTGGTGGTCGTCGACGACGGCCATGACGCCCACGAGGAACTCCGCGCCCCGTACCCCCATGCCCGCGCGGTAGCGATCCTGCGCTCGGCGCGCCAGAACGCGGCCCTCATGCTGGCGGGGTACTCGCGCAGCGTGGACGCCCAGGCGCTCGTCGAGCGCGGCTGGCTGGCCGAACTCAGCCTCACCCCCACCGAGGCACGGCGGATCGTAGCGCCGGTGCGGGCCGTCGGGGAGGTCGAGCGCGAACACGATCCCACCGCGGCCCGCCTGCGCATCCCTTCGCTGGCCTTCCGCTTCCTCCGCGACCACCTGCCGCAGGGCCCCGTGCTCGTGCAGGTGCCGATGACCGGCCACTCGGCCTCCCTCGCGTGCCAGCGGTGCGGCAACCGTGCCGTGTGCGCCAAGTGCAGCGGCCCCATGCGGGCCCGTCGCCGGGACGAGCCCGAATGTTCGCTCTGTGGGTTCAAGCCCACGCGTTGGACCTGCCCGCACTGCCACACGTCGCGCCTCCGCACGCCGCTGGCCGGTGCCGCCCGCACCGCGGAGGAGTTGGCGCGCGCCTTCCCAGGGGCCCTCGCCGTCAACAGCTCAGCCAAGAACATCCGCGACGAGATCCCCGACGAACCCGCCATCGTGGTGGCCACGCCCGGCGCCGAGCCCAGCGCCCCGTCAGGCTACGCAGGCGTGCTGATCCTCGACACCGAGGTCACACTCTCCCGGGTCAGCCTGCGGGCCGCGGAGGAGGCGATGCGCCGGTGGTCCAACGCCGCGGCGCTGGCGCGCCGTCCCCTCGACGGGGGCTCCGTCCTGCTGGTCGGCTCAGCGACCCATCCCACGGTGCAGGCCATGCTGCGGGCGGATCTCGCCGGTTTCGCCACCAGGGAACTCGCAGACCGGGCCGAGGCCGGGCTGACCCCGGCGGTCAAGATGGCGCGCATCGTCGGCGACGCCGACGCGGTGCGCGAGTTCCTCGACAACGACGATTGGGCCGGTGTGGATATCCTCGGCCCCACAGAGGTGGGCCCTGACCGCTGGGCTGCGCTGCTGCGTACCCCCGTCCAGGACGCCCGCGAACTGACGCGGCGGGTCAAGAGCGCCGCCGCCATCCGCTCCGCCCGCAAGGAAAAGGGCCAGCTCAGTATTCACGTCGATCCCGAATCCCTGGAGGACAGATGAGGCTCGTGTTCGCCGGCACCCCCGAGGTCGCCGTTCCCTCGCTCGACGCCCTGGTGGCGTCGCAGCATGAGGTGGTGGCGGTGGTCACCCGGCCGGATGCGCCCGCCGGCCGTGGCCGCAGACTGACGCCGTCGCCGGTGGCCGTGCGGGCGGAGGAACTGGGGATCGAGGTGCTGAAGCCCGCGCATCCCCGCGATGCGGATTTCCAGGCCCGCCTGCGGGAACTCGCCGTCGACGTGTGCCCGGTGGTCGCCTACGGCGCGCTCCTGCCGCAGTCGGCGCTCGACATCCCGGCCCACGGCTGGGTCAACCTGCACTTCTCCCTGTTGCCCAGGTGGCGCGGGGCGGCGCCGGTCCAGCGCGCGATCATGGCTGGCGACGAGGAGATCGGCACCGCCTGCTTCCAGATCGTGCGGGAACTGGATGCGGGCGACGTGTACCTGATGGAATCGCGTCCCATGCCCGACGCCACCGCAGGTGAGCTGCTGGCGGCGCTCGCGGAGAGCGGCGCGGACCAGCTCGTCCGGGCCATGGACATGGTGGCGGCGGGGGAGCGGCCCACGCCGCAGCCGGCCGAGGGTCTCACCGTCGCAGCCAAGATCACCGTCGAAGAGTCCCGCCTCGACTGGGCACGGCCGGCGCAGGAACTGAGGAACCTCATCATGGGGTGCTCGCCGGACCCGGGGGCCTGGTGCGAACTCGACGGGCAGCGGTTCAAGATCTACCGGGCGTCGGTCGCAGATGACCATGCCCTGGCGCCGGGCGAACTCGACGCAACCAAGCGGCAGGTCTTCGTCGGCACAGGGGAGGGCACGCTCGAACTCCTCGAGGTGCAGGCCCCCGGGAAGCGACGGATGCCGGCCATCGACTGGGCCCGCTCCGGCGTGGCAGGGAAGGCTCTGACATGAATCCCCGCAAGGTGGCGTTCGACGTGCTGCGGCAGATCACCGGCGAAGACGCCTACGCCAACCTGGCGCTGGCCAAGCGGTTGGCCACGGCCGGGCTGGAGACCCGCGATGCCGGTCTCGTCACGGAACTCGTCTCGGGCACGTGCCGGTTGATGGGCACCTACGACCGTGTCATCGAGGCCGCCGCAGGACGGGCGCTGAACACGCTCCAGCCCGCCGTCGTCGACGTGCTGCGGCTCGGCGCTCACCAGTTGCTGGGCATGAAGATGAAGAAGTACGCGGCGGTCACCTCGACGGTCGACCTGGCCCGCGCCACCGTCGGCCAGCGGGTCACGGGGCTCGTGAATGCCATCATGCGCAAGATCTCGGCCAAGGACCTGGACGGGTGGCTCGACCAGCTGTCCAAGAAAGCCGGTCCACTGGACGAACTCGCCATCCGTGGCCACCATCCGCGCTGGATCGTCGACGCCTACGCGGACCTGCTCACTCCGGATGAGCTGCCGCGTGCGCTCGCAGCGAACAACGAGCCGCCGCATCCCACCCTCGTCGTGCGCCCGGGCCTGGCCACCATCGGCGACCTGTCCGGTGCCACCCCCACCCGGTTCTCGCCCTTCGGCGCCACCACCGACGGCGCCCCGGCCGAGCAGGCGGCGGTGCGCGAGGGCCGCGTCGGCGTGCAGGACGAGGGTTCCCAGCTCGTCGCATGGGCGCTGGCCCGCACGGAGGCGCCGGCCGGCCCGTGGCTGGACATGTGCGCCGGCCCGGGCGGCAAGGCGGCCCTGCTCACCGGCCTGGCGCGCGAGGAGGGCACCTGGTTGGTCGCATCGGAGTCGCAGGAGCACCGCGCTCGGCTGGTGCAGCAGGCCCTGTCCGCCTACCCGGACGGCGCAGTGGCGATCACGGCTGACGGCACCCTCCCGGCCTGGGGTCGCCAGTTCTCGAAGGTCATGGTGGACGTGCCGTGCAGCGGATTGGGCGCGTTGCGTCGTCGCCCGGAGTCGCGGTGGCGCCGGCGTCCGGAGGACGTCACGTCGCTGGGCGGCCTGCAGCGCGACCTGCTCCGTCAGGCCATCGCGTCGACGGTGCCCGGGGGAGTGGTGGCCTACGTGACGTGCTCGCCCCACCGCGCGGAGACGGTCGAGGTCGTCGACGACGTGCTTGCTGAGCACCCCGAGGTCGCCCGGCTGCACGCTGCGGACGCGCTGCCCGACGTGCCTGAGAGCGCGCTGGGAGACGATGTGCAGTTGTGGCCTCAGCGCCATGGCACAGACGCGATGTACCTCGCGCTGCTGCGCGTGGGTTCCTGACCGGTCCGCTGCCGACCTCCCGCCGAGATCGCTCTTCCGCCACTCGATAGGGTGCTGTCATGCGTATCACCCCGAGCATTCTCAACGCCGATTTTGCCAACCTCGCCACGGAGATCGGGCGGATCGGCAGCGCCGACGCCATCCATGTCGACGTCATGGACAACCATTTCGTGCCGAACCTGAGCATCGGGTTGCCCGTGGTGGAGTCCATCCGCAGGACCACGGACAAGATGCTCGACATCCACCTGATGATCCAGGACCCGGACCGTTGGGCTCCGGCCTACGCCGAGGCCGGTGCGGAGTCCGTGACCTTCCACGTGGAGGCCGCCCACGCACCCATCCGGCTGGCCCGCGAGCTGCGCCGGCTGGGCTCCCGCGCCTCGATCGGCCTGAAGCCGGCCACCCCCATCGACTCGTACGCCGACATGCTCGACGAGGTCGACATGGTGCTCCTGATGACCGTCGAGCCGGGCTTCGGCGGCCAGAAGTTCCTGGACCTGGTGTTGCCGAAGGTGCGTCGCACCCGCGAGCTGCTGGGGGACCGCCCGATCTGGATCCAGGTCGACGGTGGCGTGAGCGCGGAGACGATCGAGCGCTGCGCGGAGGCCGGCGCGGACACCTTCGTGGCGGGCTCCGCGGTCTACAACGCGGCCGACCCCGACGCGATGGTCAACCAGTTGCGCGACCTGGCCGTCGCGGCCTGCCAGCACTAGCCGGGAGATTCCTGCCACATCGCCCGGATATGGCCCGATGTGGCAGCAAATCCCGTCAGTTGCCGTTCGGCTGGTCGTCGCCCTGACGGCGGCGCAGGAACTTCTCCAACTCGGCCGCGATCGTGTCGCCCGTGGCCCCCTCCACCTCTTCGGTGTCGCGGGCCTCCTCGAGCTGGCCGATGTACTCGGCGATATCGGGGTCCTGTGCGCTCAACTGGTCCACCGCGAGCGTCCACTTGTCCGCCTCGGCGGGGAGTTCCGCGTGCTGGATCTTCACGTGCAGGATCCCCTCCAGCTCAGTGAGCAGCGCGTCCTGCGCCTTCGGGTTGGGCGGCGACGACACGTAATGCGGGACCGACACCCACAGCGAAGCTGCAGGGATGCGCTCGTGCAGCATCAGCTGCCCGGCCACCCCGATCATGCCCGTGGGCCCGGTGTAGTCGTTGGCGTCCATGTTGTACTTCCGCTCGACGGCGGGATCACTGGTGTAGACGCCCACAGGTAGCGGACGCGTGTGGGGCGTGTCGCTCAGCATGGCGCCGACGAACACGACGATCTCCGGGTCGATCTTCTTGATCCGGTCCACCAGGTCCATGGAGAACTGCCGCCACAGGAGGTTCGGTTCGGGTCCCAGGACGACGATGATGTCGCGATCCGGGTGATGCACGGCGCGCAACCGCAGCGCCGGCCACTCCACCCAGGCGCCGTCCGCGGTGCGGTGGAGCATGGGCCGCGTCTGCTGGTAATCCCAGTAACGCTCGTCGTCGATGATGCCCGCGTCAGTGCCGGGATAGGAGTCCATCAGATGGCGCAGCAGATCACTGGCCGCATTGCCGGCGTCGTTCCAACCGGAGAACCCGATCACCACTGCGGGGTCTCGGAGACCGTCCAAAGGCGCGAACTGCATTCGTCCAGCCTACCGGGTACGGCTAGCCTTGCCAGGTGGCTATTAATCTGAGAGACCTGTTGAATCGTCGTGTGCTTGTTGCCGATGGGGCGATGGGCACCATGCTGCAGTCGTTCGGCGACCTCAGTGTCGACGACGACTTCCAGGGGCTCGAGGGCTGCAACGAGATCCTCAACGTGACCAGGCCCGAGATCGTGGCCTCCGTCCACCGCGCGTACTTCGAGGCCGGTGCGGATGCCGTCGAGACCAACTCCTTCGGCACCAACCTGGCCGCGCTGGCCGAGTATGACATCGTCGATCGCCTCGACGAACTGGCTGAGGCCGCCGCACGGATCGCCCGCAGCGTGGCAGACGAGTTCACGGACAAGCCCCGCTTCGTCCTGGGCTCCATGGGCCCCGGCACCAAGCTGCCGACGCTCGGGCACGTCCAGTTCGCCGCCATCCGCGACGCCTACCAGCGTCAGGTGGCCGCCATGATCCGCGGCGGCATCGACGCGGTCCAGATCGAGACCTGCCAGGACCTCCTCCAAGCGAAGGCCGCCATCATCGGCTCACAGCGGGCCGCGGCGGAGGCGGGCGTCGACCTGCCCATCCTCGTCAACGTCACCGTCGAGACCACCGGCACCATGCTGCTGGGCTCCGAGATCGGCGCCGCACTCACGGCCTTGGAGGCGCTGGGGGTCGACTGCATCGGTCTCAACTGCGCCACCGGCCCCGCCGAGATGAGCGAGCACCTGCGCCACCTCGCCCGCAACGCCAAGATCGCCGTCGGCACCATGCCCAACGCCGGTCTCCCGGAACTGACGGCCGACGGTGCCCGCTACCCGCTGGGCCCCGACGGCCTCGCCGACGCCCTGGGCACCTACCTGGACGAGTTCGGGCTTGCGGTCATCGGCGGTTGCTGCGGCACCACGCCAGAGCACATCCGCCTCCTCGCCGAGCGCTACAGCGGCCGTGAGGTCGCCCCGCGCGACCCCCAGCCGGAGAACTCGGCTAGCTCGCTCTACATCCAGGTGCCGTTCGAGCAGGACGCCAGCTACCTGAACATCGGCGAGCGCACCAACGCCAACGGTTCCAAGGCCTTCCGCGACGCCATGTTGGCGGAGAACTGGGACGAGTGCGTGGAGATCGCCAAGGCCCAGGCCCGCGACGGTGCGCACGTGCTCGACCTCTGCATCGACTACGTCGGCCGCGACGGGGTCGCGGACATGAAGCAGTTGGCCTCCCGCCTCTCGACGGCCGTCACGCTGCCGATCGTGCTCGACTCCACGGAGCCGGAGGTCCTGCTCGCAGGCCTCGAGCACCTGGCCGGCCGAGTGATCATCAACTCGGTCAACTACGAAGACGGCGACGGCCCCACGTCGCGCTTCGGGCGGATCATGCCGCTGGTGAAGGAGCATGGCACCGCCGTCGTCGCGCTGACCATCGACGAGGAGGGCCAGGCCCGCACCGCCGAATGGAAGGTGCGCGTCGCGTCACGCCTCATCGAGGACCTCACGAAGAACTGGGGCATGGACGTGGGCGACATCCTCGTCGACTGCCTGACGTTCCCCATCGCCACCGGCCAGGAGGAGACGCGCCGCGACGCGATCGAGACCATCGAGGCCATCCGTGAGCTCAAGCGCCTGTACCCGGGCGTGCGCACCACGCTGGGCGTGTCGAACGTCTCGTTCGGCCTGAACCCGGCTGCCCGCATCGTGCTGAACTCCGTGTTCCTGCACGAGTGCGTGCAGGCAGGCCTCGACTCAGCCATCGTGCACAGCGCGAAGATCCTCCCGATGGACCGCATCCCGGAGGAACAGCGCCAGGTTGCGCTCGACATGGTCTACGACCGCCGCTCCGAGGGCTACGATCCGCTCTCGAAGTACCTGGACCTGTTCGAGGGTGTCACCGCGGCCTCCGCACGCGCCTCCCGTGCCGCGGAACTGGCTGCGCTGCCGCTCGAGGAGCGCCTCCAGCGCCGGATCATCGACGGCGAGGCGAAGGGGCTCACCGCAGACCTCGACGAGGCCCTCAGGGACAAGCCGGCCCTCGACATCATCAACCAGGACCTGCTCGCCGGCATGAAGACCGTGGGCGAACTGTTCGGCTCCGGCCAGATGCAGCTGCCGTTCGTTCTCCAGTCCGCCGAGACCATGAAGCTGGCCGTGGCCCACCTCGAGCCGCACATGGAGAAGTCGGAGAGCGACACCGGCAAGGGCACCCTCGTGCTGGCCACCGTCCGTGGCGACGTACACGACATCGGTAAGAACCTCGTCGACATCATCGTCAGCAACAACGGCTACACCGTCATCAACATCGGCATCAAGCAGCCCATCCAGGCCATCATCGACGCCGCCGAGCAGCACAGCGCCGACGCCATCGGCATGTCCGGGCTCCTCGTGAAGTCGACGCTCGTGATGAAGGACAACCTGGGAGAGCTCAACCGGCTTGGCCTCGCCGAGAAGTACCCGGTGCTGCTCGGAGGTGCCGCACTCACCCGTACCTTCGTCGAGCACGACCTGGGCGACATCTTCGAGGGCCAGGTGCGCTACGCCAAGGACGCGTTCGAGGGCCTCGCGCTCATGGACGCCGTCATGGCCGTGAAGCAGGGCGTTCCGGGCGCGAAGCTGCCGGAGCCCAAGAAGCGCCGCTACGCCAAGGTCGAGGTGGAGGAGGTGCCGATCGAACCGGGCACCCGCTCCGACGTCGCCCGCGACATCGACGTCCCCACCCCGCCGTTCTGGGGCACGCGCGTGGTCAAGGGCATCGCCCTGGCGGACGTCGCGGCGTGGCTCGACCACCGTGCCACATTCATGGGCCAGTGGGGCCTGAAGGGGAGCAGGGGAGGCCCGACGTTCGAGGAGATCGTCGAGACCGAGGCGATGCCCCGGCTGCGGATGTGGATGGATCGCATCAAGACGGAGAACCTCGCCAACTTCGGCGTCGTCTACGGCTACTTCCCCGTGTACTCCGAGGGAGAGTCGCTCGTCGTCGGCAGCCCTGAGGACCCGCAGAAGGAGCTGACCCGGTTCACGTTCCCGAGGCAGCGCCGTGACCGCCGCCTGTGCCTGGCGGACTACTTCCGCGACGCAGACGAGGCCGCCGAGCGCGGCCCAGACGTGCTGGCCATGCAACTGGTCACCATGGGTGCCGAGGTCGCCAAGGGCACCGCCAAGCTGTTCGAGGCCAACTCCTACCGCGAGTACATGGAGCTCCACGGCCTGTCCGTCCAACTGACAGAGGCCCTCGCCGAGCACTGGCACGACCGGATCCGCCAGGACCTGGGCTTCGGCGCCACCTCCAACATCGAGGAGGCCATCCGCAAGCAGGGCTACCGCGGCTCGCGCTACTCCTTCGGCTACCCCGCCTGCCCGGACCTGGAGGACCGCGCCAAGCTCGTGGAGCTCCTGGAGCCGGAGCGGATCGGCGTCGAGCTGAGCGAGGAACTGCAGTTGCACCCTGAGCAGTCGACCGATGCCATCGTCGTGCACCACCCGGAAGCGAAGTACTTCAATGCAGGCTGAGCCGAAGGCCGTCCTCTGGGACTTCGACGGGACGCTGGTCAACACCGAGCCCGTGTGGCAGGAGATCGAGCGCCAGATGCTCGCCGAGCACGGGGTGACGTTCACCACCGAGCAGTGGGAGTCGATGACCGGCCAGGACGCGCGGCTCTCCGCCGCGATGATCGCCGAAGCCATCGGCTCAGACGACATCGACGGCCTACTGGAGACGCTCCTGCAGCGGGTGGCCGACCACCTCCGTCAGCGCGACCTCCCGTACCTGCCCGGCTCGCGCGAACTCCTCGTGGAGTTGGCGGCGTTGGGCGTGCCCTGCGCGATCGTCACCGCCAGCAGCGGGTCCGTTCTGGACGCTGCCCGAGACCGGTTGCCCCAGCATGTCTCGTTCATCGTCACCTCCGACGACGTGAAGAAGACCAAGCCGCACCCGGAGGGATACCTCCTTGCCATGGAGCGCCTGGGCGTCTCCCCGAAGGACGTCGTGATCCTCGAGGATTCCGTGCCGGGCACCCTGTCCGGGCTCGCCTCGGGCGCCGTCGTCTACGCTGTGCCTTCTGTGCCGCTCGAGCAGCACCGTCGCATGCACATCGGCGAAGGGCTCGACGGCATCACCTGGGAGACGCTCGTCGACGTATGGCGGGCACGGAAGGAACTGGCATGAACCTGTCGGGAGTGCACAGAGGGCCC includes these proteins:
- the fmt gene encoding methionyl-tRNA formyltransferase, which codes for MRLVFAGTPEVAVPSLDALVASQHEVVAVVTRPDAPAGRGRRLTPSPVAVRAEELGIEVLKPAHPRDADFQARLRELAVDVCPVVAYGALLPQSALDIPAHGWVNLHFSLLPRWRGAAPVQRAIMAGDEEIGTACFQIVRELDAGDVYLMESRPMPDATAGELLAALAESGADQLVRAMDMVAAGERPTPQPAEGLTVAAKITVEESRLDWARPAQELRNLIMGCSPDPGAWCELDGQRFKIYRASVADDHALAPGELDATKRQVFVGTGEGTLELLEVQAPGKRRMPAIDWARSGVAGKALT
- a CDS encoding RsmB/NOP family class I SAM-dependent RNA methyltransferase, whose product is MNPRKVAFDVLRQITGEDAYANLALAKRLATAGLETRDAGLVTELVSGTCRLMGTYDRVIEAAAGRALNTLQPAVVDVLRLGAHQLLGMKMKKYAAVTSTVDLARATVGQRVTGLVNAIMRKISAKDLDGWLDQLSKKAGPLDELAIRGHHPRWIVDAYADLLTPDELPRALAANNEPPHPTLVVRPGLATIGDLSGATPTRFSPFGATTDGAPAEQAAVREGRVGVQDEGSQLVAWALARTEAPAGPWLDMCAGPGGKAALLTGLAREEGTWLVASESQEHRARLVQQALSAYPDGAVAITADGTLPAWGRQFSKVMVDVPCSGLGALRRRPESRWRRRPEDVTSLGGLQRDLLRQAIASTVPGGVVAYVTCSPHRAETVEVVDDVLAEHPEVARLHAADALPDVPESALGDDVQLWPQRHGTDAMYLALLRVGS
- the rpe gene encoding ribulose-phosphate 3-epimerase; amino-acid sequence: MRITPSILNADFANLATEIGRIGSADAIHVDVMDNHFVPNLSIGLPVVESIRRTTDKMLDIHLMIQDPDRWAPAYAEAGAESVTFHVEAAHAPIRLARELRRLGSRASIGLKPATPIDSYADMLDEVDMVLLMTVEPGFGGQKFLDLVLPKVRRTRELLGDRPIWIQVDGGVSAETIERCAEAGADTFVAGSAVYNAADPDAMVNQLRDLAVAACQH
- a CDS encoding proteasome assembly chaperone family protein, giving the protein MQFAPLDGLRDPAVVIGFSGWNDAGNAASDLLRHLMDSYPGTDAGIIDDERYWDYQQTRPMLHRTADGAWVEWPALRLRAVHHPDRDIIVVLGPEPNLLWRQFSMDLVDRIKKIDPEIVVFVGAMLSDTPHTRPLPVGVYTSDPAVERKYNMDANDYTGPTGMIGVAGQLMLHERIPAASLWVSVPHYVSSPPNPKAQDALLTELEGILHVKIQHAELPAEADKWTLAVDQLSAQDPDIAEYIGQLEEARDTEEVEGATGDTIAAELEKFLRRRQGDDQPNGN
- the metH gene encoding methionine synthase, translated to MNLRDLLNRRVLVADGAMGTMLQSFGDLSVDDDFQGLEGCNEILNVTRPEIVASVHRAYFEAGADAVETNSFGTNLAALAEYDIVDRLDELAEAAARIARSVADEFTDKPRFVLGSMGPGTKLPTLGHVQFAAIRDAYQRQVAAMIRGGIDAVQIETCQDLLQAKAAIIGSQRAAAEAGVDLPILVNVTVETTGTMLLGSEIGAALTALEALGVDCIGLNCATGPAEMSEHLRHLARNAKIAVGTMPNAGLPELTADGARYPLGPDGLADALGTYLDEFGLAVIGGCCGTTPEHIRLLAERYSGREVAPRDPQPENSASSLYIQVPFEQDASYLNIGERTNANGSKAFRDAMLAENWDECVEIAKAQARDGAHVLDLCIDYVGRDGVADMKQLASRLSTAVTLPIVLDSTEPEVLLAGLEHLAGRVIINSVNYEDGDGPTSRFGRIMPLVKEHGTAVVALTIDEEGQARTAEWKVRVASRLIEDLTKNWGMDVGDILVDCLTFPIATGQEETRRDAIETIEAIRELKRLYPGVRTTLGVSNVSFGLNPAARIVLNSVFLHECVQAGLDSAIVHSAKILPMDRIPEEQRQVALDMVYDRRSEGYDPLSKYLDLFEGVTAASARASRAAELAALPLEERLQRRIIDGEAKGLTADLDEALRDKPALDIINQDLLAGMKTVGELFGSGQMQLPFVLQSAETMKLAVAHLEPHMEKSESDTGKGTLVLATVRGDVHDIGKNLVDIIVSNNGYTVINIGIKQPIQAIIDAAEQHSADAIGMSGLLVKSTLVMKDNLGELNRLGLAEKYPVLLGGAALTRTFVEHDLGDIFEGQVRYAKDAFEGLALMDAVMAVKQGVPGAKLPEPKKRRYAKVEVEEVPIEPGTRSDVARDIDVPTPPFWGTRVVKGIALADVAAWLDHRATFMGQWGLKGSRGGPTFEEIVETEAMPRLRMWMDRIKTENLANFGVVYGYFPVYSEGESLVVGSPEDPQKELTRFTFPRQRRDRRLCLADYFRDADEAAERGPDVLAMQLVTMGAEVAKGTAKLFEANSYREYMELHGLSVQLTEALAEHWHDRIRQDLGFGATSNIEEAIRKQGYRGSRYSFGYPACPDLEDRAKLVELLEPERIGVELSEELQLHPEQSTDAIVVHHPEAKYFNAG
- a CDS encoding HAD family phosphatase is translated as MQAEPKAVLWDFDGTLVNTEPVWQEIERQMLAEHGVTFTTEQWESMTGQDARLSAAMIAEAIGSDDIDGLLETLLQRVADHLRQRDLPYLPGSRELLVELAALGVPCAIVTASSGSVLDAARDRLPQHVSFIVTSDDVKKTKPHPEGYLLAMERLGVSPKDVVILEDSVPGTLSGLASGAVVYAVPSVPLEQHRRMHIGEGLDGITWETLVDVWRARKELA